In Glycine max cultivar Williams 82 chromosome 7, Glycine_max_v4.0, whole genome shotgun sequence, a single window of DNA contains:
- the LOC100801413 gene encoding probable serine/threonine-protein kinase PBL3 isoform X2 produces the protein MVLQISNFLMRMGLGLFECCFTSSSSDTFSKQRKLEDGREITIQCFNEDKHHMLQQFINETAILNYLPHKNIVSIYGCASHHKESLLVHEYLSNGNLASHLQSEITKNSTLPWLTRLDIAIDIANSLDYLHYYGIIHRNVKSSNILLDVNFCAKLANLHLSRKLPDGVPVYATHVTGDIIGTCSYIDPEYLTKGRLSVKNDVYSFGVVLCELFSSKLAKNWVMNEEDSLATILSRKIENQTLVELLDPRLGFESNLKIKRMMTATAELAHLCMKCPQELRPNMEQVLESLDGIKQGRYETNSTKALKIFHHAELEEATNKFDTCLGKGGYGTVYYGKLQDGREVAIKCFHDESETEETIKQFMKETAILGLLHHENLVSLYGRTSRNCNKHMLVYEYISNGTLTKHLHESSGGKLPWHNRLNIAIETATALVFLHESGIIHRDVKGSNILLDENFTVKVADFGFSRSLPDHATHVSTIPVGTRAYIDPDYYESGRVSDKSDVYSFGVVLFELISSIRPSLMEGTDYVTLAQFAKRKILNKELTAVVDQSFWLGVDKNMMEMITAVAELAFQCVQCPKELRPSMKQVLDTLEGIRKGTWGFNQIT, from the exons ATGGTCCTGCAAATTAGTAATTTCCTCATGAGAATGGGACTTGGTCTCTTTGAGTGCTGCTTCACTAGCTCTTCTTCTGACACGTTTTCAAAGCAGA GAAAACTTGAGGATGGGCGTGAGATAACGATCCAGTGCTTTAATGAAGACAAGCACCACATGTTGCAACAGTTTATCAATGAAACTGCTATCCTAAACTACTTGCCTCACAAAAATATTGTGTCAATTTACGGGTGTGCTTCTCATCACAAGGAGTCACTACTAGTGCATGAATACCTATCCAATGGCAATCTTGCTTCTCATCTTCAAAGTGAAATAACCAAAAACAGCACACTACCTTGGCTGACTCGATTGGATATAGCCATTGATATTGCAAATTCATTGGACTATCTTCACTATTATGGCATCATCCACCGCAATGTGAAGTCCAGTAATATTCTCCTAGATGTGAACTTTTGTGCTAAGCTTGCTAACCTTCATCTATCCCGGAAACTTCCAGATGGAGTTCCTGTCTATGCTACCCATGTTACTGGTGATATAATTGGGACATGTAGTTATATAGACCCAGAGTATTTGACAAAAGGCCGGCTTAGCGTAAAAAATGATGTTTATAGCTTTGGAGTGGTGTTGTGTGAGCTCTTCTCATCAAAGCTGGCAAAGAATTGGGTTATGAATGAAGAGGATAGTCTTGCTACCATTTTAAGcagaaaaattgaaaaccaaACTTTGGTGGAGCTGTTGGATCCAAGACTCGGCTTTGAATCAAACCTTAAGATCAAGCGGATGATGACTGCTACAGCTGAGCTTGCACATCTATGCATGAAATGTCCACAAGAATTAAGGCCAAATATGGAACAGGTGCTAGAGTCACTCGATGGCATAAAGCAAGGAAGATATGAAACAAACTCAACAAAAG CTTTGAAAATCTTCCACCATGCTGAACTTGAAGAAGCTACCAACAAGTTTGACACTTGCCTTGGAAAGGGAGGGTACGGCACCGTGTACTATG GAAAACTTCAAGATGGGCGAGAGGTTGCAATAAAATGTTTCCATGATGAGAGTGAGACAGAAGAGACCATTAAGCAATTCATGAAAGAAACTGCGATCTTAGGTCTCCTGCACCATGAAAATCTGGTTTCACTTTATGGCCGCACTTCTCGCAATTGCAACAAACACATGCTAGTTTACGAGTACATCTCCAATGGCACTCTTACTAAACATCTTCATGAATCTTCTGGTGGTAAACTACCATGGCATAATAGATTGAATATTGCCATTGAAACTGCTACTGCCTTGGTATTTCTTCATGAATCAGGTATCATCCACCGTGATGTAAAAGGGAGTAATATTCTGTTGGATGAAAATTTTACTGTCAAAGTTGCAGATTTTGGATTCTCACGGTCTCTTCCAGATCATGCTACTCATGTTTCAACTATTCCAGTAGGAACTCGTGCTTACATAGATCCTGACTACTATGAATCTGGAAGGGTCAGTGACAAAAGTGATGTCTATAGTTTTGGGGTTGTCTTGTTCGAACTCATATCATCCATCCGCCCAAGTTTAATGGAAGGCACAGATTATGTTACTCTTGCACAGTTTGCAAAgagaaaaattttaaacaaggAATTAACCGCTGTAGTGGATCAAAGTTTTTGGCTTGGTGTTGACAAAAACATGATGGAAATGATAACAGCAGTGGCAGAGTTAGCATTTCAGTGTGTGCAGTGTCCCAAGGAACTCAGACCATCCATGAAACAGGTGCTAGATACCCTTGAGGGCATAAGGAAAGGAACATGGGGATTCAACCAGATAACATAG
- the LOC100801413 gene encoding probable LRR receptor-like serine/threonine-protein kinase At1g07560 isoform X1 — MVLQISNFLMRMGLGLFECCFTSSSSDTFSKQSKWRILPYKKLAKVTNNFNQSHCLGKRGFATEYYGKLEDGREITIQCFNEDKHHMLQQFINETAILNYLPHKNIVSIYGCASHHKESLLVHEYLSNGNLASHLQSEITKNSTLPWLTRLDIAIDIANSLDYLHYYGIIHRNVKSSNILLDVNFCAKLANLHLSRKLPDGVPVYATHVTGDIIGTCSYIDPEYLTKGRLSVKNDVYSFGVVLCELFSSKLAKNWVMNEEDSLATILSRKIENQTLVELLDPRLGFESNLKIKRMMTATAELAHLCMKCPQELRPNMEQVLESLDGIKQGRYETNSTKALKIFHHAELEEATNKFDTCLGKGGYGTVYYGKLQDGREVAIKCFHDESETEETIKQFMKETAILGLLHHENLVSLYGRTSRNCNKHMLVYEYISNGTLTKHLHESSGGKLPWHNRLNIAIETATALVFLHESGIIHRDVKGSNILLDENFTVKVADFGFSRSLPDHATHVSTIPVGTRAYIDPDYYESGRVSDKSDVYSFGVVLFELISSIRPSLMEGTDYVTLAQFAKRKILNKELTAVVDQSFWLGVDKNMMEMITAVAELAFQCVQCPKELRPSMKQVLDTLEGIRKGTWGFNQIT; from the exons ATGGTCCTGCAAATTAGTAATTTCCTCATGAGAATGGGACTTGGTCTCTTTGAGTGCTGCTTCACTAGCTCTTCTTCTGACACGTTTTCAAAGCAGAGTAAGTGGCGAATCTTGCCCTACAAGAAACTTGCAAAAGtcacaaataattttaaccaatctcattgtcTTGGAAAGAGAGGATTTGCCACTGAATATTATG GAAAACTTGAGGATGGGCGTGAGATAACGATCCAGTGCTTTAATGAAGACAAGCACCACATGTTGCAACAGTTTATCAATGAAACTGCTATCCTAAACTACTTGCCTCACAAAAATATTGTGTCAATTTACGGGTGTGCTTCTCATCACAAGGAGTCACTACTAGTGCATGAATACCTATCCAATGGCAATCTTGCTTCTCATCTTCAAAGTGAAATAACCAAAAACAGCACACTACCTTGGCTGACTCGATTGGATATAGCCATTGATATTGCAAATTCATTGGACTATCTTCACTATTATGGCATCATCCACCGCAATGTGAAGTCCAGTAATATTCTCCTAGATGTGAACTTTTGTGCTAAGCTTGCTAACCTTCATCTATCCCGGAAACTTCCAGATGGAGTTCCTGTCTATGCTACCCATGTTACTGGTGATATAATTGGGACATGTAGTTATATAGACCCAGAGTATTTGACAAAAGGCCGGCTTAGCGTAAAAAATGATGTTTATAGCTTTGGAGTGGTGTTGTGTGAGCTCTTCTCATCAAAGCTGGCAAAGAATTGGGTTATGAATGAAGAGGATAGTCTTGCTACCATTTTAAGcagaaaaattgaaaaccaaACTTTGGTGGAGCTGTTGGATCCAAGACTCGGCTTTGAATCAAACCTTAAGATCAAGCGGATGATGACTGCTACAGCTGAGCTTGCACATCTATGCATGAAATGTCCACAAGAATTAAGGCCAAATATGGAACAGGTGCTAGAGTCACTCGATGGCATAAAGCAAGGAAGATATGAAACAAACTCAACAAAAG CTTTGAAAATCTTCCACCATGCTGAACTTGAAGAAGCTACCAACAAGTTTGACACTTGCCTTGGAAAGGGAGGGTACGGCACCGTGTACTATG GAAAACTTCAAGATGGGCGAGAGGTTGCAATAAAATGTTTCCATGATGAGAGTGAGACAGAAGAGACCATTAAGCAATTCATGAAAGAAACTGCGATCTTAGGTCTCCTGCACCATGAAAATCTGGTTTCACTTTATGGCCGCACTTCTCGCAATTGCAACAAACACATGCTAGTTTACGAGTACATCTCCAATGGCACTCTTACTAAACATCTTCATGAATCTTCTGGTGGTAAACTACCATGGCATAATAGATTGAATATTGCCATTGAAACTGCTACTGCCTTGGTATTTCTTCATGAATCAGGTATCATCCACCGTGATGTAAAAGGGAGTAATATTCTGTTGGATGAAAATTTTACTGTCAAAGTTGCAGATTTTGGATTCTCACGGTCTCTTCCAGATCATGCTACTCATGTTTCAACTATTCCAGTAGGAACTCGTGCTTACATAGATCCTGACTACTATGAATCTGGAAGGGTCAGTGACAAAAGTGATGTCTATAGTTTTGGGGTTGTCTTGTTCGAACTCATATCATCCATCCGCCCAAGTTTAATGGAAGGCACAGATTATGTTACTCTTGCACAGTTTGCAAAgagaaaaattttaaacaaggAATTAACCGCTGTAGTGGATCAAAGTTTTTGGCTTGGTGTTGACAAAAACATGATGGAAATGATAACAGCAGTGGCAGAGTTAGCATTTCAGTGTGTGCAGTGTCCCAAGGAACTCAGACCATCCATGAAACAGGTGCTAGATACCCTTGAGGGCATAAGGAAAGGAACATGGGGATTCAACCAGATAACATAG
- the LOC102666805 gene encoding LEAF RUST 10 DISEASE-RESISTANCEUS RECEPTOR-LIKE PROTEIN KINASE-like 1.2 — MGIAYSTLEHSKLKWRIFPYKDLAKVTNNFDQSHCLGKRGFTTEYYGKFEDGCEITVQRFKEDKRYILQQFINETVILNYLPHKNIVSIYGYASHHEESLLVHEYLSNGNLAAHLQSEIAKSSKIPWLTRLDIAIDTANALDYLHYHGIIHRNVKSSNILLDANFSAKVANLHLSRKLPDGVPVHATHVTTDIIGSGGYVDPEYMTKGWLSVKNDVYSFGVVLCELLSSKLAKYWVLNEEENLATLLNRKIENQALVELLDPRLGFQSNLKIKSMMTATAELAALCMQCPQDLRPNMEHVLEILNGIKQGRYETNSIKALKIFHHAELEEATNNFGTFVGKGGYGSVYYGKLQDGREVAVKRFHDENETEKTINQFMKETEILSLLHHQNLVSLYGRTSCHCNKHMLVYEYISNGTLSKHLHESSCGKLPWQTRFNIAIETAAALVFLHDSGIIHRDVKGSNILLHKNFNVKVADFGLSRSLPDYVTHVSTIPVGTRAYIDPDYYDSGRVSDKSDVYSFGVVLFELISSNPPRLMEGTDYVSLAQFAKRKILNKELNAVVDPSFLFGSDKNIMEMITAVAELAFQCVQCPKELRPSMKQVLDTLEGIRKGTWGFNQVT, encoded by the exons ATGG GGATTGCTTATTCTACACTAG AGCACAGTAAGTTGAAGTGGCGAATCTTCCCCTACAAGGACCTTGCAAAAGTCACAAATAATTTTGATCAATCTCATTGTCTTGGAAAGAGAGGCTTTACCACTGAATATTATG GAAAATTTGAGGATGGATGTGAGATTACAGTCCAGCGCTTTAAGGAAGACAAGCGCTACATTTTGCAACAGTTTATCAATGAAACTGTTATCCTAAATTACTTGCCTCACAAAAATATTGTATCAATTTACGGTTATGCTTCTCATCATGAGGAATCCCTGCTAGTGCATGAATACCTATCCAATGGTAATCTTGCTGCTCATCTTCAAAGTGAAATAGCCAAAAGCAGCAAAATTCCTTGGCTTACACGATTGGATATAGCCATTGATACTGCAAATGCGTTGGACTATCTTCATTATCATGGCATCATCCACCGCAATGTAAAGTCTAGCAACATTCTCCTAGATGCAAACTTTTCTGCTAAAGTTGCTAACCTTCATTTATCACGGAAACTTCCTGATGGAGTTCCTGTCCATGCCACCCATGTTACTACTGATATAATAGGGTCAGGTGGTTATGTAGACCCAGAGTATATGACAAAAGGCTGGCTTAGCGTAAAAAATGATGTTTATAGCTTTGGGGTGGTGTTGTGTGAGCTTCTATCATCGAAGCTGGCAAAATATTGGGTTCTGAATGAAGAGGAAAATCTTGCTACCCTTTTAAAcagaaaaattgaaaaccaaGCTTTGGTGGAATTGTTGGATCCAAGACTTGGCTTCCAATCAAACCTTAAGATCAAGAGTATGATGACTGCTACAGCTGAGCTTGCAGCTTTGTGCATGCAATGTCCACAAGATCTAAGGCCAAACATGGAACATGTGCTAGAGATTCTCAATGGCATAAAGCAAGGGAGATATGAAACAAACTCGATAAAAG CTTTGAAAATCTTCCACCATGCTGAACTTGAAGAAGCTACTAACAATTTTGGCACTTTCGTTGGAAAGGGAGGGTATGGCTCTGTGTACTATG GAAAACTTCAAGATGGGAGAGAGGTTGCAGTAAAACGTTTTCATGATGAGAACGAGACAGAAAAGACCATTAATCAATTCATGAAAGAAACTGAGATCTTAAGTCTCCTGCACCATCAAAATCTGGTTTCACTTTATGGCCGCACTTCTTGCCATTGCAACAAACACATGCTAGTGTACGAGTACATTTCCAACGGCACTCTTTCTAAACATCTTCATGAATCTTCTTGTGGTAAACTACCATGGCAGACTAGATTCAACATTGCCATAGAAACTGCTGCTGCCTTGGTATTTCTTCATGACTCAGGTATCATCCACCGTGATGTAAAAGGGAGTAATATTCTGTTgcataaaaattttaatgttaaagtTGCAGATTTTGGACTCTCACGGTCTCTTCCAGATTATGTTACGCACGTTTCAACTATTCCAGTAGGAACTCGTGCTTACATAGATCCTGACTACTATGACTCAGGAAGGGTCAGTGACAAAAGTGATGTCTATAGCTTTGGGGTGGTCTTGTTTGAACTCATATCATCCAACCCCCCAAGATTAATGGAAGGCACAGATTATGTTAGTCTTGCACAGTTTGCAAAGAGAAAAATCTTAAACAAGGAATTAAACGCAGTGGTGGATCCAAGTTTTCTGTTTGGTTCTGACAAAAACATTATGGAAATGATAACAGCAGTGGCAGAGTTAGCATTTCAGTGTGTGCAGTGTCCCAAGGAACTCAGACCATCCATGAAACAGGTGCTAGATACCCTTGAGGGCATAAGGAAAGGAACATGGGGATTCAACCAGGTAacataa